The genomic DNA TAGCGCAGCACTTCATCTACACTGGGGTTTATGCCGCCTTCGTGTGCCTTGCGCAGCATGAAAGAGAACATCCAGCTATAAATACCTGAAACCACAATGCCCAGCACCAATAGCAGCAGGTTTTGCAGTTTTTTGTGCCTGAAGAAGCTTGCGAACCGTGCCCGACAGGAGAAAATGATCAAATCCATCTAATTTCGTTAAGAGTTTAAAGTTATGAGTGGAGAGTGCTTCAGGACTCTACATTTTTAACTTCTCACTTATGTCAGCATCCAGTCGAGATTTACTTCCGGGTTGTGGTGCGGGAGCAACAGGTGGAAAAGGGCCTGGTCGATCAGGTTCTTGCCATTCATGGTAAACTCCTCTATGGTGCCGTTATACATGAGCTGCCCGTCGTTGAGCACGCCAATGTGGGTAGCCACCCGCTCCACGTAATTCAAATCGTGCGAGGAGATCAGGATCACACGATTGGGGTTGCGGTAGCTCCGGATAAGCTGTACCAGCAGCTGCGCTGCAATGGGGTCCAGGCCCGTGAAGGGCTCATCGAGCAGCAGCACCCGCGGCTTGTGCAGGATGGCAGCCACAATGCCGATCTTCTTTTTCATGCCGGTAGAGTAGCCGGCAATATTTTTTTGCAGCGATTCCTTATCGGAGAAGAAATAGTTGGTGAGGCTCGTAATGCGCTCTTCCGTTTCTGCGGGGCTCAGACGGTAGAGCCTGGCCACAAAGCTCAGGTACTCCAGGCCGGTAAATTCTTCTATCAGCGGGTTATCCTCGCACAGGGCACCCAGGTTCTGTTTTACTTCCTGGCTATGGCCGGCGTAGTCTTTTTCAAAAAGCTGGATGTTGCCCGCATCCGGCTTTATCAGGTCCAGAATGCAATTCAGGAAAGTACTTTTCCCAACGCCGTTTTTTCCTAAAAGGCAATAACACTGTCCCTTGTTAATACTGAGATCCAGGTTTTGCAATATTTGCTTTTTACCGAAAGCCTTTGTAAGTCCTTTTATATCTATACTCATATATTAGTAGGTACGATTTTGAAATGTATCAAACCACTGCCGTAAGCCAGGTGAAATGTCATATTTAAAAGTAGTCATTCGCTGGAAATAGTCCTAACAAAGTATAAGACAAACGCGGGTGTTTAGCTGCCTTAGTAACCCGCTTTGAGCCGCTTTGCTTTAGGAGTTTAGTAAACGTAACATGCAGAAGTGTAAAGAAGGTTTCTGACAAAGGCAGGGAAAGTATAAATTAATTTTGAGGACGCGGAAAAGGGAACGCAGGTCACCAGATTGGGACGGCAGAAAAGAAGAAAATTTATTTTACAATGAGGCGGCAGCAGGTTGCATATGTCCGGCGGGCTCTTTACTTTTGCATCCACATTTTACCTGCGCACGTGGTGAAACTGGTAGACACGCCATCTTGAGGGGGTGGTGCCTTCGGGTGTGGGAGTTCGAATCTCCCCGCGCGCACATCAAAAACAAATGGCCTGCTGCAAAGCGGGCCGTTTGTTTTTATATTCCTTTTAAGCGAATCATACTTCTGCTTTATACTTGAGCCGTAGCGCTTCCTGTTAGTGCGTAGATCCGCCCATTCCTATTCAATTTAGCCCTCTTTCACCGGATTTATACTTTCCTTTCAAATGGGTTCTGGGGCTTCACCAGGATAACCTGCTCGCGGTCTATGGTCACGGAGCCCGGGGCAGCGCCCTTGGGCTTGCGCACATACTTCTTGGGCGTGTAGAGCACCGGGCACAACGAGTCAGATTTGCGCTTGCTATAGTGGGCTGCCAGTTGCGCCGCTTTCTCCAGCACCGTAGCGGGCACAGTTTTCCCGGCCTGGTGCTTGATCACCACATGCGAGCCCGACACATCCTTGGCGTGCAGCCAGAGGTCGTCCTTGTAGGTATGGCGCTGCGTAAGCTCATCGTTGTTTTTAGCGCTCTTGCCCACCAGAATCTTAAATCCTTCGGTCTCAAAAACCCGGAACGGCGCCTCCTGCTGGGCCTGCTGTTTGGTGGATAACAGGGGTTGGTAGTCGCGCAGGAAAAGCTTGAGCAGTTTGTAATCTGTTGCGGCTGCAAGCGCCTGCAGGGCATCTTCCAGCACGATGAGTTCCTCCAGCTTCCGTTCTACCTTTTCTTCCAGCTGGCGCACTTCCACGTGCTGGTTCTTTGCCTTGCGGTAAAGGCGTTCAGCCGTTTTCTGGGGTGTCTCGTCATGTTTTAAGGTATAGGTGCGCTGCTGATCGGCGTAAAAGTCGTAGAGCTCCACATGCGTGCTGCGGGGCGGTATATTGGTCAGATTGGCCATCAACACATCAGCCGTCTGGCTGTACGAACGGTCGTGGCGAAGCTGGTGGAGTTTCTGTTCGCTTTGATTCAGGGTTGTTTGCGTGAGGTGCAGCTTGCGTTCCAGCACCTGTTTTGCCTGTTCATACTGGCGCTCATACCCTGTTTCGGATAAATATAAGCGGGTGTAGCTGTTGAGGGCCTCCAGCGGGTCTGTGTAAGTATAAAGCACCTCACCCAGGGCCAACAACGACAGGCGCAGCTTGCCCTGCAGCCGGATGATGTAATACGCTGGTGGGGACTCCAGTATGTCGAGCAGCTGCTGCACCAGTTCCCATTTTACCTCCAGGCTGGCCTGGCTATAGTTGTGTGCTGCTAAGTATAACGCCGGCAGATCGCCAAAAGTAGGATAGAGGGTGCGCAGGTTGCCGTCAGCAGCGGCAAAAGCGGCATAGTTCTGCGGCAAAGGCCGGTCCATCTGCAGCGGGTCCAGGTCTGCATCGTTGCTGAACTTGTGCTGGAAGAGCTCCGGCTCCTCTCCGGGCTGGAAAAGCACGATGTTCGAGCGGTTTCCAAACAGCTTAAAGAGCAGCAGCATCCCGCCCGATAATTTGAGGAAAAAGCTACGCTCGTTCTGGTGCTGCACCACGTCTTCCACCACGTGGCCCTGCATAGCGGCAAATAGATTAACACTGTTTGCACGTGCCCTTCGGAACTCAGTAGGGAAGGAGAGGGACGAAAAGTGGGAGGTAAGCAGCGCCCGGATATAGAACTCCTGCCTCGGAGCGGCAAAGCCCAGCACCAGTTCGTCCTTGTTCTGGCTGAAGGTGGTGGCCACCTGCAGGCCCAGCAATTTCGGTTGAAGTGCCTGGGTCAGCTGCCGCAAAAAATAGTAGTTCTGGTGCACTTTTGGTAGAATTACGAATTACGAATTACGAATTACGAATTACGAATTACGAATTACATTTTCTAAAACAGCAAAGTATAACGTCCTGCATTCTGCGTCAGAAGCCAACTCGGAACTCGTAACCCGGAACTCGGAATTCAGTCAGATTATACTTCCAGCTGCAGGCCGTCGTAGGCCAGGTGTATAAAATCGGGCAGGCGGGGCTCCACCTCCCGGTGCTGGCCCAGCAGATGACTGATATGGGTGAGGTAAGCGCGTTCGGGTTTAAGTTCCTGCAGCAGCTCCACGGCTTGTTGCAGCGAGAAATGCGAAATATGCGGCTCCTCACGCAACGCGTTCAGCACAATGATCTTAGAGCCTTTTACTTTTTCTTTTTCTTCCTCCGATATGAAATTGGCGTCGGTGATGTAGGTGAAATCGCCTACCCGAAAGCCAAAGATGGGCAGTTTATAGTGTTTTACCCGCACAGGTATAAACAACACACCTTCCACCTCGAAAGGGGTGTTGGTGATGGGGTGCAGCTCGACCTGCGGAATGCCGGGGTATTTAAAATCAGAAAAGATGTAGGCGAACTCCCGCTTGAGTTGCTCCAGCACGCGCTCTTCGGCAAAAAGGGGCATGTCTCTTTTCTGCAGGAAGTTATAGGCCCGGATATCATCCAGGCCAGCCGTGTGGTCTTTGTGCTCATGGGTGAACACCAGCGCATCCAGCTGGCTGATACGGTCTCGTAGCACCTGCTGCCTAAAATCAGGGCCGGCATCGATGATGATGCTTTTACCGGCTACCTGCAGGTGCACCGACACGCGCAGCCGCTTGTCGCGGTAATCCACAGACCGGCATACTTGGCAGGTGCACCCGATCACGGGAACGCCCTGCGAAGTGCCGGTTCCTAAAAATGTGACTTTCAATCTTCCTGTTCCTGATGGCGGATAGCCGTATAGAGCAGCAGGTTTTTTTCGCTCAGCCGGCTCTCGTCTACGGAGATGGTGCGCAGGATATCGTAAAGGCAGTTTATTTTGCCTTCCAGGCTGTAGTATTTATTTACCACAGCCACTTTCATATCCTTTAGTACACAATAGCCTGCTTTAAAATTACCTTTCTCGTAGCGCAGCACAAAATCCGACTCTGCAAAAATATCCTCCAGTTTGTTTAAAAAGGGCCGCGTATACTTGAGCTCCATTTCTATGCCTCCGCAGTATACTTTTTAACCGTGATCACCAGCGCGTCAAAGTCCAGGGGCTTGGGCAGGTAATCGTTAATGCCGGCTTCCTTAAAGTCTTCCATGCTGTAGTTATTGGCATTACCGGTAACCGCAATAATCGGAATTCTGGCAATGTCTTTGTTCTCGTGCGCCCGAATTTCTTTGGTGCACTCCATGCCATTTTTAACCGGGATATTAAGGTCCATTAAAATAGCATCAATTTTGTTGTTTTCAACTTGCTTGAGTACCTCACCACCGTTTTTAGCAGTCAGGATCCTGTAATTTTGCAGTTCCAGGATCTTTTTGGTCAGGTTTAGAATTACAGAGCTGTCCTCTGCAATCAGAATAGTTTTGCTATCAGCCATGTACGTGTATTATGTAATAATTTCCTTATAAGCCTTTTTGTAATGTTCGTATTGCTCCAGGAGCTTGGAAAAATTTTGAGGCACATACTCCAGCCGATCCTGCTTGATGTCGTGCTCCAGTTGCTTGGCAATTTCTGCCAGCAGGTTAATGCCCAGGGTAAAGCCCGTACCTTTTAACTGATGCAATGTACTCAAAATACTGTTGTATTGTTGTGCCTGGAGTTCTTTTTTGGCCTCTTGCAGTAATTCTGCGGCCTCTATTTCAAAGTCGATATACATCTGGCGGGCAAATTCATCGCCCCCGATCTGCCGCAGCTGTGCCACCACCTGCGGGTCAATGATGGCTTCTTCGGATGCATCTGTTTCCCCGGGAGCGCCGGCTGATGCAAGTGTATCAGCCTCCTGCCAGCTGGCATGCTGCCACTTGCTGATGACGGCGTGCAGGTTAGCACTTTTCACAGGTTTGGATACATAGTCGTCCATGCCCTGGGCTAAAAATTTGGCAGCGTCGTCTTTCATCGAGTAGGCCGTCATGGCAATAATGGGAGGGCAGGCCTCTCCGAGTTTCTCCTTGATGATGTTAGTGGCCTCGACCCCGTCCATCTCCGGCATCTGAATATCCATAAAGATGATGTTGAACAACTGGGTAGTTGCCAGCTCAATGGCTTCAAAGCCGTTAGAGGCCACGGTCGTGCGGCAGCCAATGCGCTCCAGCTGCTTCTGGGCCACTTTCAGGTTAATCTGGTTATCATCCACCAGCAGCACTTTGGGGCTGCTCTCTAACTGGCCTACTTCAGTAGGTTGCAGCTGGCGCTTTTTCTGCTCGGCAATTTCAGAGGCATTTGCTTCCCGCACCTTCACCTCAAACCAGAAGGTACTGCCCGAATCAGGTTCCGATTCGATCCCGATCTCACCGCCGAGCAGCTGCGTAAGTTGCCGCGAAATAGCCAGCCCCAGGCCTGTGCCGCCAAAGGTTTTAGTCGAGGAGTTGTCCAGTTGGGTAAAGTCGGTAAACAGCAGCTCCTGGTCTTCCTGCGAGATGCCGATGCCCGAATCTTTTACGCGCACGTGCAGCAGGTGCTCTTTGCCTTTGAGCGGTTTGCTGCTCACTTTTATACTTACCTCGCCTTCGTTGGTAAATTTAATGGCGTTGGAGGTCAGGTTAGAGAGGATCTGCAGCAGCCTGGTTTCGTCGGTAATAACAAAGCGGGGCGTTTGGGGTGCAATATCGTAGCTAAAGGTCAAATCTTTTTGCTGTGCCCGGTTAGAGAACAGCGAGAAGATCTTGCCCAGTGTTTCCTGCAGGTCTACGCCGCTCTCGTGCAGCACCAGCTTGCCGGCCTGTATTTTGGAGAGGTCCAGGATGTCGTTGAGGATGGCCAGCAAGGCATCCGAGGATTTACGCAGGGTGTCGATGTATTCGCGCTGTTCCGGGTCGCTCGTGATCTGGTTAAGCAGATCGATCATGCCGATAATGCCGTTCATAGGCGTGCGCAGCTCGTGGCTCATGTTGGCCAGGAACTGGGTCTTCACTTTCAGCAGGTTTTCGGCCTCCTCTTTGGCCCGCAGCAGAGCAACCTGGGTGCGTTTCAGCTCCGACACATCGCGTACCACCCCTTCCAGGAAACTGGGGTTTCCATTGTCGTCATACACCAGGCGCGAGTCCAACAGCACGGTTTTATGCGAGCCGTCCTTGGCTACCATTTCCACTTCCACGTCCCGGAAGCTTTGCTCTTCCATTACGCGCTCTTTCACCATCTGCTGATCTTCCGGATTTACATAGAACATGGCTGTGTTTTGCCCCAGCACCTCATGCTCTTCGTAGCCCAGCAGTTGCGTAATAGAAGGGCTCACAATTTCCAGGGCACTGTCCTCGATGCTCACGCGGTAGTATACGTCCTGGAAAGACTCGAAAATGCGGCGGAATTTTTTCTCGTTTTCGGCCAGCGCCAGCTGCGACTCCTTTTTGTCGGTTATGTCCAGGGCGATACCCGAAATTTCTTCAAAGGTGCCGTCTTCCAGGTAATTCGGGTTGAGGTATACTTCGCGCCAGCTATCGGGCTGTTGCTGGTGGAACTCAAAATGCTGCGGATAGCCGGCAAAAGCCTTTTCATACTTATCCTCCCAAAAAGCAAACGAATTCTCGTGGATCATCGAGGCATCGTTGATGCGGGTAAAGGGCAGGAGCTCCTGGCCGCTTCGTTCGCCAAACGCCTGGGCAAAATTCCGGTTAAAGGTGGTCAGTTCATAATTGCGGTTCAGCGACCACATATGGTGCGTACCACTTTCGAAAATAGCATTCAGGCGAGCGTTCTGGTTGTTGATCTGCTCCTCGTTGCGCTTGCGCTCAATGGCCAGGGCCACCTGGTTGGAGATGAAGTGCAGGATCTCGATGTCTGTCTGCACGTAGGCATCCGGATTCTGGTAATCCTGCAGGGTAATCACCCCAATGATGCGGTCACCAATAGCCAGCGGGGAGCAAAGGATCACTTCCGGCATGGCCCCATAGATCACGATCTGCTCTTTTTCGGCCAGCTGCACCAGGTCCTCCTTCTGCATATACAGCGGCTTGCCTGTTTTGATGATGTATTCGCTCAGGCCGATGGAGAAGGGGCGCCGCAGTTTTAAGCGGGCGGCATTCTCCACAAACTGGTCTACGAAATAGGCAAAGTGCAGGTGTTTGTGTTCGTTATCACACAGGGCAATGTAGATGTTGCGGGTTTCAATGATCTTGCTCAGCTCGCGGTGGATGGCCGAGTAGAGCGAGTGCAGGTCTTTGCTGCTAATGGCCAGGTTGGCAATGCTATAGTATACCTTCTGCAGGCGCTCGGCTTTGATCCGGTCGGTAATGTCGTGCAGGATGGCGCGTGTGGCTACCGGGCGCCCGTCCTGCCAGCTGCAGGTGATACTGCCGATCAGGTGTACCGGTTTGCCGGCCTTGGTCAGGAACACGGTCTCGATCTTGTTCACATTCTCACCTTTGTACAGGTTGCGCAGCTGGTAAATAAGCTTGGCCTTGTAGTAGGGGTGCACAATGTCGTTGAGCGTGAGCGACTCGATGTCCAGGTCGGTATAGCCGAGGCGCTCTTTCCAGGCCTTGTTCACAAAAATGAATTTGTTGTCGGCCGAGATGTTCTGGATCAGGTCATGGGCATTGTCGAAAAGATCCTGTAGGCGTATCTTGTTATCCTTCAGGGCCTCCATGGCAATGCGCTTGTCGGTCATGTCCTTGCCTACGCTGGTCATGCCGGTCACTTCGCCGTCGGCGCCATACTCCAGCATACAGTTCCAGCGGATGGTTTTCAGCTGGCCTGATTTGGTGACCACATCGCGCTCATAATAGGCGTTGAGGTGGCCGGTCTGCAGCGCTTTTTTGAACTCTTCAAAGCGGTGCTTCCGTTCCGGGGCCGAAACCAGCAACTCGTAAAAATTCTGCCCGATCAGTTCTTCGCGGCTATACTCCACATACTTGGGGAAGTACTCGTTGGTATAGGCAATGTTGCCCTGGGTGTCGAGGCTAAAGTATACCAGGTTTACCTTATCCAGAAAGTTTCGGAACTGCTCCATGGACTCCAGCACAACCTCGGCGCGGCGCTTGGCCTGCAGATCCAGTTTTCGCTGGGTAATATCGCGCTTAAAGGCCTGCACATAATACACATCATCGATCAGGATGCGGTTAATGTTGATCTCGGCATCGAACATGGTGCCGTCCTTTCGCCTGTTTTTCCATTCAAAGGTGATGGGCTCGCCGGTAGCCAGCAGCTGGCTGATCAATGCTTTTACCTTATCGGTGGAGCGTATTCCGTCGGGTTGAAATTCAGGGGAGAAATCATTTGGCGTACGGCCGATCAAATCTTCGCGGTTGCAGCGGAAGAAATCGAGGGCTTTCTGGTTACACTCCTGCACAATCCCATCTTTGTTAAACAGCAGGATGGCATCATACGAGGATTCAAAAAGCGATTTATACTTGTCTTCGGTGGTAATGAGCTGTTGCTGCAGTTGGTGCCGTGAAATATAATTGCCTACTGCTCCGCCAATAAAGTCGAGCAGCGCCCGGAATGACGGGCTTATCCGGGAGGGTTCGGCCGGCCACAGCGCGACCATGGCCAGTAGTTCCTGGTCGCTGGTGATGGGTACAAACGTCATGCTGCGCCCAAGCTGCGCCTGCATTACCTGTGAGGCATCTGCCCATGCTTTGCGGCGGGAGGTTGCATCGGCTTGCCCGGCCAGTTCCAGCGGTATTGCATCGGGAAGGACCGGAGCCTGGGTTTTATCGTTTGCGTAGGCGAGCAGCAGCTGCCCGTGCACCGGGCAGTAAGTATACACGCAGCCGCCGGTTACATCGCTTTTCTCAAGCAGCTCATTCAGGGTCAGTTTCAGCACCTCCTGCTGGCTGGTAGACGACGAGAGCCGGATAAGCAGCTGGTTGATAAATTCCAGCTGGTTATTGCGGAAGCGTACATCCTGTTCTTTCTCTATGACGTCGTTCAGGTTTTTGGCAGAGCCAAGTATGACATCGCGCTTTTGGAAAATGCCTTTCTGCAGGGTGACCTCGATGGGCAGCAGCTCCCTGTTTTTCTCACGAAGCCACCACTCAAATTTTTGTACCGAGCCGGCAAGCGCCTGCTGTAACTGGTTTTTAAGCGAAACCCGCTCAAAGAGGTTCAGGCCAAAGCTGCGCAGGATGGAGTTGCCAAGGAGCTGTTCCTTTTCCTGTTGCACCAGGGTAGCCGCGCTGTGGTTAATATCTACAAAGCAACCGCTGCTGTCAAGTATAAAAAGTGGCTCTGCATTGCCTTCAAACACACTGCGGTACCGGTCCTCGTCCGGCGGGGGCACCAGGGTTGACGTCTGGCCCAGATTACGAAGCTCCAGGCATACAAAGGCCGCGCCCTGGTACTGTACCAAACGGCAGCTGTACTGAAATGAGCAGGCCCCTGCTTCCGTAGCCGGCACTTCGCCGGTCAGCACTTTTTGTTCCTGCAGTTGCTCTGCCAGTTGCTTAAAGCTTGCCGGGGTAAGCCCCAGCACCTCGGCAAGGCTGGTAGCAGCCCCCGCAGCACCGGGCCGGAAAGTTGCCAACACCTGGTTTGCAGCCAACACCTGGCCGGCCGGAAGCGCCACGACAAGCCCCTGATTGGGCTGCGCTAACTGCTCTAGCACCTCCAGCAAAGCACTTGCGTGCTGGTGTAGCTCATTCTGGGTATGGCGGTTCGGTATGTATGGCATTGTAGGTGGTTGAAACAGTACTTGTTATAGATGAAGCGCTCCGGCTGCTTCATAAGAACAAAGTTTACGATTTATACTATAAATTTGCAAGTGAAATACGCTTGTAGGTGAAACAAGTGTCGGAGAATAAGAATTCAGTGCCTTTCCGCTTCAGGGGTGTGAATCTGAAAGCCTCGCGGCTCGCGCCTATACAAGCTACACGGATAGAAAATAACGATGCCAAAGCACCTGATCGTAGTAGTAGGCCCTACCGCCGTGGGCAAAACAGCCTTATGTGTGCAACTGGCCCGCCACTATCACACTGAAATCATCTCGGCCGATTCGCGGCAGTTTTACCGGGAAATGCTGATCGGTACTGCCAAACCTACCCCGGAGGAGCAACAGGGCATCCGCCATCATTTTGTGGACTCCCATAGCATTGCCCAGGAATATAGTGCCGGCATGTATGAGCAGGATGTGCTGGCCTTGCTGCAGCAGCTCTTTACCCGGCACGATGTGGTGATCCTGACCGGAGGGTCGGGCTTATACGTGCAGGCGGTGCTGGAAGGAATGGATGATATGCCTGATGCTGCCCCGGAAGTGCGCCAAAAGCTGACTGCGCTGCTAGCGGAGCAGGGGCTTGCACCACTGCTGGCGCAGCTACAGGAGCGCGACCCGGCTTATTTTGCACAGGTGGACCAGGCGAACCCCCAACGGGTAATGCGGGCACTGGAAGTATGCCTGTCCAGCGGGCAACCCTACTCGTCGTTCAGGAAAAAGGAAAAGCAGGCGCGCCCCTTTCAAACAATTAAGATAGGGCTTACCCGCGACCGCGCCGAGCTTTATCAGCGCATCGATCAGCGCATGGACCAGATGCTGGCGCAGGGGCTGCTGGAAGAGGCAAAAAACCTGTATCCTTCCCGCCGGCACAATGCGTTGCAAACCGTAGGGTATAAAGAACTGTTTGATTTCCTGGAGGGGGCGTATGGCTGGGAAGAGGCCGTGCGGTTATTAAAACGCAACAGTCGCCGCTATGCAAAGCGGCAGCTCACCTGGTTCAACAAAGATGCCGGCTATACCTGGTTTCATCCCGGGCAATGGGAGGAGATAATTCAATTTATAAAAGCGGAACGCTGAATCAGAATTTATGAATGGAAGGAAAAGAATAACAGCTTTTCAGATGTTACTTTTCACTTCATTCATAATTCATACTTGCTGCCTGGCGCCGGCGCTATACCGACAGGATATCCACCATCCGCAGATAGTAGGGGTTAATAGGCTTTATTTTGGTAATGGTATCGATAAAGGGCGTATATACCAGCTCGCCATTAATGATGCCAGCCATTTCGTTGGTGTGCCCTGTAAGCAGGCCATCTACGCAGGCAATACCTAACTGGCTGGCCAGCATGCGGTCTGCAGCGGTTGGTGCGCCACCGCGTTGCACGTGGCCCAGAATAGTGCAGCGGGCATCCATGTGCGGCAGGGCATCCTGTACTTTGTTGGCAATCTCGGTTACGTGGCCAGCCACATCTCCCTCCGCCACAATCACGATAAAGGATGTTTTAGAACGGCTCCAGCCTGTGCGCAGTGCATCTACCACGGTATTAATGTTGGTTTCCGATTCCGGGATCATCACAATCTCCGCCCCACCGCCAATGGCACATGGAATGGCAATATAACCCGAGTCACGGCCCATCACTTCAATAAAGAAAACGCGGTCGTGGCTGTCTGCCGTATCGCGGATCTTGTCGATGGCGTCCAGCGCTGTGTTCACAGCCGTATCGTAGCCAATGGTATAATCGGTTCCGTAAAGGTCGTTGTCGATGGTGCCTGGCGCGCCGATGGTAGGGATGCCGAATTCTTCGTAAAAGATATTGGCGCCGGTAAAGGTGCCGTCACCGCCAATGGCGATCAGGCCATCAATGCCGTGTTTCTTCAGTTGGTCATAGGCTGTCTGGCGGCCTTCCTTGGTCAGGAAGTCCTTGCTGCGGGCTGAGCGCAGGATCGTGCCGCCTTTCTGAATAATGTTGCTTACGGAGTGAGACTCCATCTTAAATATATCGCCTTTGATCATGCCATTGTATCCGCGCTGGATGCCATATACCTCTAACCCGTGGTATATGGCTGTGCGCACAACCGCTCTGATGCAGGCGTTCATTCCCGGAGAGTCGCCACCGGAGGTAAAAATACCTATCTTTTTCATGATAGCGTTTTATGTGTTATGTAGCTTAGTTGTAATTTGCCTGGCAGGCTGCTTCGCTTTTGTTTTCTCTTGCCGCAATAAAGGAATATAATTCGTCGTATTTCTATCGCAGGTAAGGTTCAAGTAAAAAAAATGCGTTCGCATGCCTCCAAAAATATAGAAAACCGTATGTAATAGCTGCATAGAAAGGTGAAAGCCAGCAGTTGG from Pontibacter liquoris includes the following:
- the pfkA gene encoding 6-phosphofructokinase, translated to MKKIGIFTSGGDSPGMNACIRAVVRTAIYHGLEVYGIQRGYNGMIKGDIFKMESHSVSNIIQKGGTILRSARSKDFLTKEGRQTAYDQLKKHGIDGLIAIGGDGTFTGANIFYEEFGIPTIGAPGTIDNDLYGTDYTIGYDTAVNTALDAIDKIRDTADSHDRVFFIEVMGRDSGYIAIPCAIGGGAEIVMIPESETNINTVVDALRTGWSRSKTSFIVIVAEGDVAGHVTEIANKVQDALPHMDARCTILGHVQRGGAPTAADRMLASQLGIACVDGLLTGHTNEMAGIINGELVYTPFIDTITKIKPINPYYLRMVDILSV